TAAAGGTTCTAATGAATGGTCAACttacaagaaacaaagaaatcttTGCACTAAGTTATTAAGAACTGCTGAATTAACTTACTGGAAGGACAAATTCTCTGATGCTAAATCCAGTAAagaattttggaaaacagttaaACTTTTCCAAGGCACCAACAAGTCCTCTTCCATAGGTCCCATCAAAGATCCACAGGGAATACTTCTAACAGATGACACCCTGAAAGCTAATGCCTTTAACTCTTATTTCACAAATATTTGCTCAACGCTAAACATAACTGCTGTACCCCATCCTTCTCTACCGACAAACTACAACAGTAACTGCAGATCTACCCCGACTCTTCCATCCCTAAATGTAAATCAGGAACTTTTATCACTTTGCGTAAAACATCACATTAAAGCTAATAAGGCCAGCGGGCCTGATAACATCGATGGTAAAGTTCTTCGCCTACTTGGGGATGCTTTCACTGGTAGCTTTTCTGTAATTGCTAGAAAGAGCTTTGCCGACTGCAAATTTCCTCAACAgtggaaaacagcaaaagttCGCTGCATCCACAAAAAAGGCAGCCAGCTGGATTGTGGAAACTACCGTCCAATTTCCTTGCTTAGCCAACCAAGCAAGCTGTTAGAAAGCTTGGTCTGTAAACAACTGGACGCTTTTCTGGAGCAACACAGCTTGATAAACAGCGCACAATGGGGTTTCAGAAAAGGAAGATCTACAGAGTTGCTACTACTCCACATGACAGAAAGATGGAGACACGCACTAAATCAAGGGCAATCTATTGGCGTAATCTTCCTAGATTTCCAAAAAGCCTTTGACTGTGTTTCCCACCAACTACTGCCTTCTAAGCTGCAAGCGTCTGGTATCTGCCATAATGCTTTAGACTGGATCCTAGACTATCTTTGTAACAGAAACCAATATGTCTCAATTAACGGTTTTAATTCCACAACGATGGCGATTCCCTCGGGGGTACCACAGGGATCCTTACTAGGTCCCAGACTTTTCACCATCTTTACAAACGACTTCCCGAGCTGTTTAGAGTCATGCAACTCATCGAATATGGAAATGTTCGCTGACGATTccactgcctttgtaattggtGATTGTGTTGACTCGATTGTTGTCCACATCAACAAGGCGCTGCAACTTCTACATGACTGGGCACAACTTAACTGCATGTCTATTCATCCtaccaaaactgaaattatgtttatttccaaGTCCCCCTTCATTGGCCCTATTCCACCTATAACTCTGGACAATCATCTGATTAACTGTACATCTCAATCAACAATTCTGGGAGTCGCAttggacaacaagctttgcTGGAAACCCCATATTAAacaaatttctgcaaactttaatgcaaaaataaataaacttaaacaGATTAAGTCCTTTGATCTATCCACCCTAGAGACTATTTATTTTAAAGGCATTCTACCGAGTACAACCTATTGTATCTCCTTATGGGGAAGTTCAAGCTCATTACAGGCTTTGGAGGAATCTCATATCCGTGCTGCTCGACTCATTCATAATCTCAGCCCCTCTTTACCAAAGCATGAAATCTTATCTAAAGTCAAATGGCACTCCTTatcatatttttataaaaaaagacTGGCGTGTATTGCCTACCaagcttattttaatttagCTCCATCAAATTTAACTGAACTCTTTACTAAGCATGCAACTAAGTATAACTTAAGAGATAACCTTAAATTTGACCTAACCCATAAATTCTGGAAAGGACAAAATGACTCTTTTATTCACCGAGCTAGCATAATCTGGAACAGTTTACCGACTAAGATCAAGACTGCCCCTTCCCTTGCAGCTTTCAAGGCAAGTCTAGTAAAGAACTCCAAATGCATCGACAGCATATCTTTTGGCTGTAGTGCCACGGGCACTTTTAAAAACTCGGaagactttatttatttttaattcacatatacatgtatttatcttCTAGTTTAGtatattgtaattgtaattgtatttattgtaattaattagcaggtccacatcagccctCGCTGCCCATTTTAACCTGCTTTGCTAAATAAagtttaccttaccttaccttaccttacgtttggacctccaaaagttcattaaccagtttCTACTGTTTCAACATTCAGGCCTAAATATTGAAAAAAGGGGAGCAGattctttgaccaaaaacgtctccTTTTAAAGCAATGGAACTTATTAAATATATTCTGAGAGTTTTAAATGAAAAGGCTCTTTTTAGAGTGGACAAAATGacctctgaatattttaacaatagaattcgTTTGATGAGCCAACCAACAGCATTTTGGGATAACTTGGAAAAACGTGAGTTTGGGcctccaaaagttcattaaccaaTTTCTATCgtttcaatattcaggcataaatattgaagaaaagaagcagttttttaccaaaaacttCTCCATTTTAAAGAAGGGAACTTCTTAAATATATTCTGagacttttaaaagaaaaggatcTTTTTTAAGGGGAGAAAATAATAACCTCTCACGCGGCGGATGATATTTTAATAATAGAATTCagttaatgagccaaccaacagcggttttttcaaactcggaaaaacgtgagtttggacctccaaaagttcattaaccagtttctattgtttctatATTCAGGCCGAgatattgaagaaaataaacagTTTCTTTGACGAGaaacttttaaatttcaaagattGGAACGTATTAAATATATTGTGAGACTTTTAAatgaaaaggatctttttaaagtggagaaaataacctctgaatattttaacaatagaattcggttaatgagccaaccaacagAGGTTTGTTCAAACTCGGATAAACGTAAGTTTGGAcctccaaaagttcattaaccagtttctattgtttcaatattcaggcctaaatattgaagaaaataagcagtttctttgacgaaaaacttttaaatttcaaagaatGGAACGTATTAAATATATTCTGAGACTTTTAAatgaaaaggatctttttaaagTGGAGAAATTAacctctgaatattttaacaataaaATTCGGTTAAAGAGCCAACCAACAGCGGTTTGGTCCAACTCGGAAAAACGTGAATTTGGAcctccaaaagttcattaaccagtttctattgtttcaatattcaggcctaaatattgaagaaaagaagcagtttctttgaGCAAAAAGGTCTCCATTTTCAAGAATGGAACTTATTAAATATATTCTAAGacttttaaatgaaaaagatctttttaaagtggagaaaataacctctgaatattttaacaatagaattcggttaatgagccaaccaacagcGGTTTGGTCGAATTTGGAAAAACGTGAGTTTGGAcctccaaaagttcattaaccagtttctattgtttcaatattcaggcctaaatattgaagaaaataagcagtttctttgacgaaaaacttttaaatttcaaagaatGGAACGTATTAAATATATTCTGAGACTTTTAAatgaaaaggatctttttaaagtggagaaaataacctctgaatattttaacaatagaattcggttaatgagccaaccaacagAGGTTTGTTCAAACTCGGATAAACGTAAGTTTGGAcctccaaaagttcattaaccagtttctattgtttcaatattcaggcctatatattgaagaaaagaagcagtttctttaaccaaaaacgtctccattttaaagaatggaacTTATTGAGTATATTCTGAGACTTTTAAatgaaaaggatctttttaaagTGGAGAAAATAAtctctgaatattttaacaatagaattcggttaatgagccaaccaacagcggtttggtcaaactcggaaaaacgtaagtttggacctccaaaagttcattaaccagtttctattgtttcaatattcaggcctaaatattgaagaaaagaagCAGATTCTTTGAGTAAAAACGTCtccattttaaagaatggaacTTATTAAATATATTCTGGGACTTCTAAatgaaaaggatctttttaaagtggagaaaataacctctgaatattttaacaatagaattcggttaatgagccaaccagTAGCGGTTTGGCCAAATTCGGAAAAACGTGAATTCGGACCTCCCAAAGTTCATTAACTATTTTTTATTGTTCCAATATTcagttaacgttaaaaaacaacgacgtttcgaccgttcgacggtcatttcaagttgaacagtaaaagttttgaatgcgttaaaatatatgtaaccgattacaaaaatgctaataagatgctgaccaaaactctaaaatatttacatagaaacaataataaacacacacaaaagaacaaaaaattgccGCATGAAGAAACGCTAAGTAAATAACTTCGCGCGTATCGAGTCACTCTGTTTGTTCAGATTTGGTTTAAGTTTGcgaataaaaagcatttcaaaaatcaagcagTCAAGTTTACTCtgacatttctttaaaatctcAAAGTTGTTTCCAATGGAATCCGGATCCCCTCCATGCTCGTCCTTTACGTGGTAGCCGATTGTTGATCGCTTATGTTCCTCCACACGTTGATGTAGGTGTCGACTCGTGAAGCCGACATAGTCTGTATCACACAGACCACACTtataataataaacaacgtTTTGTTGGTTTACAATTGGAGGTTTGTGTTCCTTCGGCTTGAAATTTCCTTTGATCTTTCTGCTTACATAAACAGGCTGGACGACGGCATTAATCTTTCGACTAAGATCGCTGAGTTGGTGTCTTACCACATTTGCCGATTTCTGGTCTTTGAACGGTAGCACAATTCTGATGGGGGCATCTTGTTCATCGGGTACTTGCTGTTTAGAACACATATTCTCAGTAACTCTCATTTCGATAAAATTTCTGATGGTGTTCTCTATGAGGGTTTCAGGATAATGCAGGCGAGCAAAAACCATTTTGAGACGTTCGCATTCTTGATGGAAAAACTGCCAATTCGATGAGAGTTTGAAAGCACGGTTTAACATTGTCTTCAGTAGAGAATGTTTATACTTGACGTCAACATGGCTTTGATAATGCAATAAAAGCCCAGTATCGGTTGGTTTCACGTAGACCTTCGTCTCTAGTCGTGGACCATTTCTGATGATCACCATGCCAAGAAAGGGAAGCTTGCTGTTGTCTTCGAGTTCCATTGTGAAGCTGAGTGAGGGGTGTATTCCATTCAGTGTTAACAAGAATTCAGAGGCAGATGAAACATCGGCATTATGCTGAGAGTGTCGTCGACATATCGCTTGTAGAAAGCAGGcatcttgttttggtttttcaatttttcttcaatATGGCACATAAACGTATTTGCCATTAGTGGTCCGAGGGGAGAGCCCATGGCACCCCCATCCACCTGCTCATACAAGTTTCCTTCGAATTGGAAAAGCTGGTTTTTCGTAGCAATCTGTAACAGCTCTATAAGGttagtttttgtgatgttaaggTCATATCTTTGTTGAAccaattgtctttgaaaagctTTTTCCACTAGGATTTTGATTGTTTCATCCACAGGTACGTTTGtgaaaagagaggaaacatCATATGACACTAAAATGTCCTGTTTATCGATTTTCATCCCGTGAAGGTCATCAGCAAATGAGAAGATGTCATTAATGCTTTGGTCGTTGACGGACAAAGGTTTTAGCTTTTCGTCAAGCCACTTAGCAAGCTTGTAATTGTAGGTTCCTGTCGCTGACAGGATCGGACGGACCGCTAGTTTTCGTCTTGTGCGTCTTTGGTAACCCATAAAGGTGTGCAAGTCTGGAACCCTTCTGTATCAGTGAGAGTCAGCTATGGGTTGCGGAAGAATTTTTCTTCACGATAGAGGACAATTCCTTCTCCTTTTTAAGTAGCGGGTGATAATGCTTCGGAGGTCTCCCTTTGCCTTTGGTCTTTCGAGGCTGATGGGTATGAATTTAGTTTCATCGCTAATAGATGATTCCTTCAGTAGGCTGACATACTCTGTTTTGTCTAAGATCACAACTCCCGAACCCTTATCCGGTCGTGTAATTACGATGTCGTCTCTCTTCTTTAACTGACCTATCGCTCTTAACATTGATTTTGGTGGTGTGTCGGGCCCTTCCTCTTTATGTAGTTAAGGGCAATAGAACGTAGCGTTGCAGCTGCTAATTCCTTGTTCTCCTCGCTTAGTTTTGGTTCTAGTTTCCAATATGCTTTCTCAAAGGTTGCTTTTATCTCCATTGGTGAAACTGGCTGTGGGAGAGCGAAGTCCAGACCACGGCATAAGGCAAGCTTCTGAAAGAAGGACAGCCGATATGAAGATAGATTCTTGATATGTTCGTTAATATCAGTGTTCTTGTTGAGAAAGCTTCGAGATCTTTTTGGTGGTGACCATTCATCAACTGAAGATATTGCTCTTTACGGAGAGTGACGATCGTTCTCAAAATGCAGGCAAAACGAAGGGGAGGACATTTGTCACGGATCTCATTATAAACCTCGTTAATTTCTTCTCTGATTTCAGTAAGGCGTTTTGTTTTCTGGCGTAGCTCCTCTGTGACAACGTTTTCTTCGAACGTCCTTGCTGATCGCGTCCACTTCTTGGATTTCGTCTGATCAACTTTTGCGAAGGTTGGTGTGAGTTCGAGATTTTGACACAGTTTTAAGAATTCAATAGCAGTCTCACACAGTTGATTTGCTTTTGGCTACACTGCTCCAATCTTCGGAACAAGTGAAGCTGGTTTTCACGTTTTAAAATTCGAATCTCAACAAGTTTTTTGAAACGGATttcactataaaagttaacgttaaaaaacaacgacGAGAAGAGAGACGACATCGTAATTACACGACCGGATAAGGGTTCGGGAGTTGTGTGATCTTAGACAAAACAGAGTATGTCAGCCTACTGAAGGAATCATCTATTAGCGATGAAACTAATTCTATACCCATCAGCCTCGAAAGACCAAAGGCAAAGGGAAGACCTCGAGAAGCATTATCACCCGCTACTTAAAAAGGAGAAAGGAATTGTCCTCTATCGTGAAGAAAATTCTTCCGCAACCCATAGCTGACTCACTGATACAGAAGGGTTCCAGACTTGCACACCTTTATGGGTTACCAAAGACGCACAAGACGAAACTAGCGGTCCGTCCGATCTGTCAGCGACAGGAACCTACAATTACAAGCTTGCTAAGTGGCTTGACGAAAAGCTAAAACCTTTGTCCGTCAACGACCAAAGCAATTAATGACATCTTCTCATTTGCTGATGACCTTCACGGGATGAAAAAATCGATAAACAGGACATTTTAGTGTCATATGatgtttcctctcttttcaCAAACGTACCTGTGGATGAAACAATCAAAATCCTAGTGGAAAAAGCTTTCAAAGACAATTGGTTCAACAAAGAATATGAccttaacatcacaaaaaactAACCTTATAGAGCTGTTACAGATTGCTACgaaaaaaaacagcttttccAATTCGAAGGAAACTTGTATGAGCAGGTGGATGGGGTTGCCATGGGCTCTCCCTCGGACCACTAATGGCAAATACGTTTATGTGCCATattgaagaaaaattgaaaaaccaaaacaagatgCCTGCTTTCTACAAGCGATATGTCGACGACACTCTCAGCATAATGCCCGGATGTTTCATCTGCCTCTGAATTCTTGTTAACACTGAATGGAATACACCCCTCACTCAGCTTCACAATGGAACTCGAAGACAACAGCAAGCTTCCCTTTCTTGGCATGGTGATCATCAGAAATGGTCCACGACTAGAGACGAAGGTCTACGTGAAACCAACCGATACTGGGCTTTTATTGCATTATCAAAGCCATGTTGACGTCAAGTATAAACATTCTCTACTGAAGACAATGTTAAACCGTGCTTTCAAACTCTCATCGAATTGGCAGTTTTTCCATCAAGAATGCGAACGTCTCAAAATGGTTTTTGCTCGCCTGCATTATCCTGAAACCCTCATAGAGAACACCATCAGAAATTTTATCGAAATGAGAGTTACTGAGAATATGTGTTCTAAACAGCAAGTACCCGATGAACAAGATGCCCCCATCAGAATTGTGCTACCGTTCAAAGACCAGAAATCGGCAAATGTGGTAAGACACCAACTCAGCGATCTTAGTCGAAAGATTAATGCCGTCGTCCAGCCTGTTTATGTAAGCAGAAAGATCAAAGGAAATTTCAAGCCGAAGGAACACAAACCTCCAATTGTAAACCAACAAAacgttgtttattattataAGTGTGGTCTGTGTGATACAGACTATGTCGGCTTCACGAGTCGACACCTACATCAACGTGTGGAGGAACATAAGCGATCAACAATCGGCTACCACGTAAAGGACGAGCATGGAGGGGATCCGGATTCCATTGGAAACAACTTTgagattttaaagaaatgtcaGAGTAAACTTGActgcttgatttttgaaatgctttttattcgCAAACTTAAACCAAATCTGAACAAACAGAGTGACTCGATACGCGCGAAGTTATTTACTTAGCGTTTCTTCATGCggcaattttttgttcttttgtgtgtgtttattattgtttctatgtaaatattttagagttttggtcagcatcttattagcatttttgtaatcggttacatatattttaacgcattcaaaacttttactgttcaacttgaaaatgaccgtcgaacggtcgaaacgtcgttgttttttaacgttaacttttatagtgaaATCCGTTTCAAAAAACTTGTTGATTCAATATTAAGgcctaaatattaaagaaaatgagccgtttctttgaccaaaaacgtctgCATTTCAAAGAATGGAACTTATTAAGTATATTCTGAGACTTTTAAATGAAAAGTATCTTTTTACAGTGGTGAAAATGACCTCTATtctattttaacaatagaattcggttaatgagccaacTAACAGCGGTTTGGGCAAACTCGGAAAAACGTGAGTTTGAACCAccaaaagttcattaaccagtttctattgtttcaatattcaggccTAAATATTGAAAAAAGGGAATAGattctttgaccaaaaacgcCTGCATTTCAAAGAGTGTAACTTATTAGATATATTCTGAGACCTTTAAATAAAAGGCTGTTTTTAAAGtggagaaaataacctctgaatattttaacaatagaatttggttaatgagccaaccaacagcggtttggtccaactcggaaaaacgtgagtttggacctccaaaagttcattaaccagtttctattgtttcaatattcaggcctaaatattgaagaaaagaagcagtttctttgaGCAAAAAGGTCTCCAttttcaagaatggaacgtattaaatatattctgagacttttaaatgaaaaagaTCTTTTTAAAGTGGAGAAGATAacctctgaatattttaacaatagaattcggttaatgagccaaccaacagcGGTTTGGACAAACTCGGAAAAACGTAAGTTTGGATCAGtccaaaagttcattaaccagtttctattgtttcaatatcCAGGcgtaaatattgaagaaaagaagcagtttctttaaccaaaaacgtctccattttaaagaatggaacTTATTAAATATATTGTGAGACTTTTAAatgaaaaggatctttttaaagTGGAGAAATTAacctctgaatattttaacaatagaattcggttaatgagccaaccaacagcggtttggtccaactcggaaaaacgtgaatttggacctccaaaagttcattaaccaattctattgtttcaatattcagtcCTAAATAGTGAAGAAAAtcagcagtttctttgaccAGAAATGTTTGCATTTCAAAGAATGGAACTTATTAAGTATATTCTGAGACCTTTAAatgaaaaggatctttttaaagtggagaaaaatacctctgaatattttaacaatagaattcggtgaatgagccaaccaacagcGGTTTGGTCAAACTCGGAAAAACGTGACTTTGGATctccaaaagttcattaaccagtttctattgttttaataTGAAAAGGAAGATTTTCTTTGCTCAAAAACAATTACCTTTCTAAGAATGGAGCTTATTAAGTTTATTCTAAAAGTTTGAAATGAAGGCTATTTTCAAAGTGGAAAAACAGACTTTTGAATATTTGaacaatagaattcggttaatgagccaaccaacagcAGTTTGGTATATAATTATATGGCTTATTGAGCAAGCGTGagatcaagatggctggatattgaccaagttcttttttgtgtgtttatggACCGGGACAAAGTTTAGGTccataaacacacaaaaaagaacgaggccaatatccagccatcttgaccgaacaagcttggtcaataagagatttattgtATTGgataaaacagcaaaacaattaATGATCTTCGATCTTGCGGGAcaaagcgagaaatcccgagagggcagtatagctccatcttgcccgctcgggtaacAAATCAGAGCgtgcgatttggttcatcttgcccgctcacggaggtagtcatataataaaacgGCGAAAAACGTCAGTTTGGACCTCCCAAATTTCATTACCCATTTTTATTGCTTCAATATTCAGGCTTTAATGTTTAATAAAAATAGGATCTTCTTTGACCAAAACAAACATTTCTAAAAGGTCTTTTAATACACTATAGTGaattttttatatttaaaaatGAAACCGTTTTTCTGATATCTTTGGATATGTCGAAAAACTCTTCACTAAGTCAACTAAGCCTGCGTATATGTGCGTCAGACTAAGgggttttttattttaagttctcttttcaatgaagtgaaaaaaataaccaacGCAAACAATCAcccttttcatttctttcttgacGTCATCTCACGCTCTTTACGAGAGCGTTGTCATCAAGGTTTTGCCTCGTTATCAAGACGGGTTAATTTTGATACAAATGtagtttaaaattaattgcCGGTCGTCTTTATTTCTTCATCATGGTGATCATTGTGATATGAACAACCGTTTATTTAACAAGAAGTATGAAGTTGAGAGAGCTAATAACAGAGAATTCAAGACCACGTTGAAAACATTTAttggccagtttcgtattctcacggATCTAgtatgaaatggaggctaatgctaTAATAACTGAAGATTTGCAGAACTGATACTCCGTGTTATTTGTCTTTATTTCTCAAGTTCCGAAGCTCACATGTGTTTGCTACATAACATATACACACACACATTGCTTCTGCGCATGCTCTCATTTACGTCCATTTCATGGTCGATACAacccaaccgttagaatacgaaactagcaaattgccggttttcactgtcacaccatcatcaaattAACCATTCAATACACgaagtcaagaatcaaagagattTTTCaggcgggagatattcgaagaaatggtTTACTCAAATTTGTAAGGCTTTGTATtaagacgccatgtttgtgtccctctaatggacacaaatatggcggccggaagctaacAAAACATAGGTCATCGAGTTTTACTATAAAGAGCctgtagtcgtcttctgagggccCATAAACACCTgtatgagtacttattctcatataAGGACTactcagattgcaaaatctcagcggataagtcacttttCCAACCTACGTGACAGCATTCTCGGCCGCAattcgtg
This portion of the Montipora capricornis isolate CH-2021 chromosome 11, ASM3666992v2, whole genome shotgun sequence genome encodes:
- the LOC138023099 gene encoding uncharacterized protein, which codes for CPDVSSASEFLLTLNGIHPSLSFTMELEDNSKLPFLGMVIIRNGPRLETKVYVKPTDTGLLLHYQSHVDVKYKHSLLKTMLNRAFKLSSNWQFFHQECERLKMVFARLHYPETLIENTIRNFIEMRVTENMCSKQQVPDEQDAPIRIVLPFKDQKSANVVRHQLSDLSRKINAVVQPVYVSRKIKGNFKPKEHKPPIVNQQNVVYYYKCGLCDTDYVGFTSRHLHQRVEEHKRSTIGYHVKDEHGGDPDSIGNNFEILKKCQSKLDCLIFEMLFIRKLKPNLNKQSDSIRAKLFT